From one Treponema denticola genomic stretch:
- a CDS encoding ABC transporter permease: MKKYLLILKAYFKGSLMNLMEYKFNFISGGTFELVWLFMYLIFIDTIFIHTETVNGWDKYRMLMLTFQGGLMDSVFTFLIVPGLKRLPEMINTGTLDFILLKPLNQRFTISFNEFDIPQIKNIIINITGLMYCFIKLNIRMTPLKLLLYILLSLNGFFLIYSIMFILMSLAFWFMRMDIVMGIGSELITIGNKPMQIYPRLLQKILIFVIPLFVCFNFPILFAVKDLSVSYILYSFAASFIFFLLSNFIFKKGVRRYVGSGS, encoded by the coding sequence ATGAAAAAATATCTTTTAATATTAAAAGCCTATTTTAAAGGTTCTCTTATGAACTTGATGGAATATAAGTTCAATTTTATAAGCGGCGGAACTTTTGAACTCGTATGGCTATTTATGTATCTCATTTTTATAGATACGATTTTTATTCATACCGAAACGGTAAACGGCTGGGATAAGTACCGAATGTTGATGCTGACCTTTCAAGGGGGACTTATGGATTCCGTTTTTACTTTTTTGATAGTGCCTGGATTAAAAAGATTGCCCGAAATGATTAATACCGGCACCTTGGATTTTATATTATTAAAACCATTGAATCAGCGTTTTACTATTTCATTTAATGAGTTTGATATTCCGCAGATAAAAAATATTATCATAAATATTACCGGTTTGATGTATTGTTTTATAAAACTGAATATACGGATGACTCCTTTAAAATTATTACTGTATATTTTACTTTCATTGAACGGCTTTTTTTTGATTTATTCGATTATGTTTATATTGATGAGTTTGGCTTTTTGGTTTATGCGGATGGATATTGTTATGGGCATAGGTTCCGAGCTGATTACCATTGGAAATAAACCTATGCAGATATATCCGCGGCTGCTTCAAAAAATTCTTATCTTTGTCATACCTCTGTTTGTATGCTTTAATTTTCCTATTTTGTTTGCCGTTAAAGACCTATCTGTGAGTTATATTCTATATTCTTTTGCGGCAAGTTTTATATTTTTTTTATTATCGAATTTTATTTTTAAAAAAGGAGTAAGGCGTTATGTCGGATCGGGCAGTTAG
- a CDS encoding ABC transporter ATP-binding protein, which produces MNKKSKGIFDSVFYYSNKGKPFLIASIFLSTVGMLCNAVPYISVYFIGKIFLTGGERDGVFFWIMVAGAAVLCNLIFSFLGSLGCHRVAFKILYGYRIKLMEHLGKLPLGFFSKNTSGSIQKIMDENIEKLEGVIAHMLPDLTGSFVVLVLLLLGIAYLNWLMAITVLISVVLAFFFQALIFGGEKAKERYANYMKLSADITGHFSEYVKGMAEVKLFGRAGGISKNLEHSLDGCLDWEITNYKRSAFFMSMYKSIILSLLSFVVPVGGFLIFKNPAGDTVLSVIMALIIVPALYDPLLTCIDYANQINFAKAGLVQIDGILNEPVFKAKNNEEKEEGAAVHFDSVSFSYQSEADPLRKQALDTVSFTCNENEMTALVGESGSGKSTIGQLLLRFWDVHEGSIKIGGKDIKSFDTEDLMEKIAFVFQDTHIFSDTVRNNISMNKNCSAETIIEAAKKARCHDFIMNLPDKYDTLIGSGNIKLSGGEAQRISIARAFLKDSKIVILDEALAYTDAENENLIQEAIRNLIKDKTVIVIAHRLKSIMDADKIIVLKEGKIIEEGTHKSLMEKDGAYKTLWNLQFEAETWEIASKGGEL; this is translated from the coding sequence GTGAATAAAAAATCAAAAGGAATATTCGACAGTGTTTTTTATTATTCAAATAAAGGAAAACCGTTTCTTATTGCAAGCATTTTTTTATCTACGGTAGGAATGTTATGCAATGCCGTTCCCTATATATCGGTATATTTTATAGGCAAAATATTTTTAACCGGCGGAGAAAGGGACGGCGTTTTCTTTTGGATAATGGTTGCAGGTGCTGCCGTTTTATGTAATTTAATTTTTTCATTTTTAGGCAGTTTGGGCTGCCATAGAGTGGCATTTAAAATTTTATATGGGTATCGAATTAAGCTGATGGAACATTTAGGAAAATTACCGCTCGGCTTTTTTTCCAAAAACACAAGCGGCTCCATTCAAAAAATAATGGATGAAAATATCGAAAAATTAGAAGGGGTTATCGCTCACATGCTGCCTGATTTGACGGGTTCCTTTGTTGTGCTGGTGTTACTCTTATTAGGAATTGCCTATCTTAATTGGCTTATGGCAATTACGGTGCTCATTTCGGTGGTGCTTGCCTTTTTCTTTCAGGCTTTGATTTTTGGCGGAGAAAAAGCAAAAGAAAGATATGCAAACTATATGAAACTTTCGGCAGATATTACCGGTCATTTTTCAGAGTATGTAAAAGGAATGGCGGAAGTAAAACTGTTTGGACGGGCAGGCGGCATATCAAAAAATTTGGAGCACAGCCTTGACGGATGTCTTGACTGGGAAATAACCAATTATAAAAGATCCGCTTTTTTTATGAGCATGTATAAAAGTATTATCCTATCTCTTCTTAGCTTTGTCGTTCCGGTCGGCGGTTTTTTGATTTTTAAAAATCCTGCAGGAGATACGGTTTTATCGGTTATTATGGCATTGATTATCGTGCCTGCACTGTACGACCCGCTTTTAACCTGTATAGATTATGCAAATCAAATCAACTTTGCAAAAGCAGGTCTTGTGCAGATAGACGGTATTTTAAATGAGCCCGTTTTTAAAGCAAAAAACAATGAGGAAAAAGAAGAGGGAGCAGCAGTGCATTTTGATTCGGTTTCATTTTCGTATCAAAGTGAGGCAGACCCCTTACGGAAGCAAGCTCTTGATACCGTTTCATTTACTTGTAATGAAAATGAGATGACTGCTTTGGTCGGAGAATCGGGAAGCGGAAAATCCACCATAGGGCAGCTGCTTTTACGGTTTTGGGATGTGCATGAAGGAAGTATAAAGATCGGAGGAAAGGATATAAAAAGCTTTGATACGGAAGACTTAATGGAAAAAATCGCCTTTGTTTTCCAAGACACTCATATCTTTTCGGATACGGTACGAAACAATATTTCGATGAATAAAAACTGCTCCGCTGAAACGATAATCGAAGCGGCGAAAAAGGCGAGATGCCACGATTTTATTATGAACCTTCCCGATAAATATGACACCCTAATTGGTTCGGGGAATATAAAGCTGTCAGGCGGAGAAGCTCAACGGATTTCGATAGCACGGGCTTTTTTAAAAGATTCTAAAATAGTTATTTTGGACGAAGCCTTGGCCTATACCGATGCGGAAAATGAAAACTTGATACAGGAAGCAATTAGAAATCTTATTAAAGATAAAACGGTCATTGTCATTGCGCACCGGCTGAAAAGCATTATGGATGCGGATAAGATTATTGTTTTAAAAGAAGGAAAAATTATAGAAGAAGGCACGCACAAAAGCCTTATGGAAAAAGACGGAGCATATAAAACGCTGTGGAATTTACAGTTTGAAGCGGAAACATGGGAAATAGCAAGCAAGGGAGGTGAACTGTAA
- a CDS encoding ABC transporter ATP-binding protein, with the protein MKELIRKFTMGHPKQMTEPVIWYFLEGFTVGFPAVAVYFAINLFITYFNNPAIIFDKGYWNIALWLAGFFLLQLTVSTVTFLKTFLPGARNSAQNKKDFIQKIKRLPLGFFSKTRSGELINTFTGDFLAIEQGMVGTFTGLFGVVFSCILTSVFMFWFNWKMALAFYIALPISAIIILISFKVLGNLIVSSRTAKDNTAEALNEYLSGMKILRSYNQIGKGFSKLEDAYKNLKDISIRGETLGGSFLGFALTFARAGLPLMCFAGTYLIVGGEIGLTEFLSIIIIGTKIISPLLTWIRYTAVLRMQYVSATRIDNVMKKKELSGEKSIQVKDLGDIEFAHTSFSYLQGKNVIDDISCIFKKNSLTAIVGPSGGGKSTILKLIARFWDVNSGSIKIGGVSLNEINPDQWLKHISMVLQEVYLFHDTIRENIMFGNKNATEEDMIRASKLAGCHEFIEKLPEGYNTIVGEGGSTLSGGEKQRISIARAILKNAPILLLDEPTSSLDSKNEVLVQKAISNLVKDKTVIMIAHRLKTIKNADKIIVLDKGCIVEEGRHSELLEKQGLYTRLWYLQNKSKEWKISL; encoded by the coding sequence ATGAAAGAACTTATAAGAAAATTTACAATGGGGCATCCCAAACAAATGACGGAACCGGTGATATGGTATTTTTTGGAAGGCTTTACCGTCGGTTTTCCGGCAGTAGCGGTTTATTTTGCAATTAATCTTTTTATTACATATTTTAATAATCCTGCAATCATCTTTGATAAGGGATATTGGAATATAGCCCTCTGGCTTGCAGGGTTTTTCCTTTTGCAGTTGACGGTCAGTACGGTTACCTTTTTAAAAACCTTTCTTCCCGGTGCCCGTAACTCTGCACAGAACAAAAAAGACTTTATTCAAAAAATAAAAAGATTACCGCTCGGTTTTTTTTCTAAAACCCGTTCCGGAGAACTTATCAATACATTTACCGGAGATTTTTTAGCGATTGAGCAGGGTATGGTCGGCACTTTTACGGGATTGTTCGGTGTTGTTTTTTCCTGCATCTTAACATCGGTTTTTATGTTTTGGTTTAATTGGAAAATGGCGCTTGCCTTTTATATTGCACTCCCGATTTCCGCAATTATTATTTTGATTTCTTTTAAGGTATTGGGAAACTTAATTGTAAGCTCAAGAACGGCAAAAGATAATACTGCAGAAGCGCTCAATGAATATCTTTCCGGTATGAAAATTCTTAGGAGCTACAATCAAATAGGAAAGGGTTTTTCCAAACTTGAAGATGCCTACAAAAACCTAAAAGATATCAGCATAAGGGGAGAAACATTGGGCGGCTCCTTTTTAGGTTTTGCCTTAACATTTGCACGGGCAGGTCTTCCGCTTATGTGTTTTGCCGGAACCTATCTTATTGTCGGCGGCGAAATAGGCTTAACCGAATTTTTAAGTATCATTATTATCGGCACCAAAATTATAAGTCCGCTTCTTACATGGATTCGGTACACCGCCGTTCTTAGAATGCAGTATGTCAGTGCAACAAGAATCGACAATGTTATGAAGAAAAAAGAATTAAGCGGTGAAAAGTCAATACAAGTAAAAGATTTGGGCGATATTGAGTTTGCACATACGAGTTTTTCATATTTACAAGGGAAAAATGTTATTGATGATATATCCTGCATTTTTAAGAAAAACTCTCTTACCGCCATTGTGGGGCCGAGCGGCGGAGGAAAATCCACCATATTAAAACTTATCGCACGGTTTTGGGATGTAAACTCAGGAAGTATAAAAATCGGCGGTGTTTCACTCAATGAAATAAATCCCGATCAGTGGCTTAAACATATTTCAATGGTACTGCAAGAGGTCTATCTTTTCCATGACACCATAAGAGAAAACATTATGTTCGGAAACAAAAACGCAACGGAAGAAGATATGATTCGCGCTTCCAAGCTGGCAGGCTGTCATGAGTTTATAGAAAAACTGCCTGAAGGATATAACACCATTGTAGGTGAAGGCGGTTCCACCTTATCGGGCGGTGAAAAGCAAAGGATTTCAATTGCCAGAGCAATTCTTAAAAACGCACCGATTTTATTACTTGATGAGCCTACTTCGAGCTTAGACTCAAAAAATGAAGTATTGGTTCAAAAGGCCATATCAAACCTGGTTAAAGATAAAACTGTCATCATGATTGCCCATCGCTTAAAAACCATAAAGAACGCCGACAAGATTATCGTATTGGATAAGGGCTGCATTGTGGAAGAAGGCAGGCACTCCGAACTGTTGGAAAAGCAAGGCCTGTACACACGGCTGTGGTATCTACAAAATAAATCAAAAGAATGGAAAATTTCATTATAG
- a CDS encoding ABC transporter permease, protein MSSYYKVFKISLANQLEYRVNFISGFLFSLFPFTVNVLLWVAVSYQSKDMPFKADGIVSYYFLTLITYNITSTVSVFKISDDIRLGTLNQYLIKPYNYALYQLASDLPHRFIFIVMNAVPITVLYFLLQRYFVFTLSLWKALFFVLFLIAGYLINFLIDFLIALYSFYFSRVSSLYTSIRVLKNISAGIIFPLVLLPESVFTFLKNLPFAFISHIPVSLLLDDVPLCTAFISLCKSLGWITLLAIFCTIVWKRGMKIYSAYGG, encoded by the coding sequence ATGAGCTCCTATTACAAAGTTTTTAAAATAAGTTTGGCAAATCAATTGGAATATAGAGTTAATTTTATTTCCGGATTTTTATTTTCACTGTTTCCTTTTACAGTTAATGTATTGTTATGGGTTGCCGTCAGTTATCAAAGTAAAGATATGCCTTTTAAAGCAGACGGTATAGTATCGTATTACTTTTTGACTTTGATAACCTACAATATTACTTCAACGGTTTCCGTATTTAAAATTTCCGATGATATAAGGCTCGGCACACTCAATCAGTATCTTATAAAACCGTATAATTATGCACTGTATCAACTTGCTTCCGATTTACCTCATCGTTTTATTTTCATTGTTATGAATGCGGTTCCAATTACGGTTTTATATTTTTTGCTGCAAAGATATTTTGTGTTTACACTATCATTATGGAAGGCTTTATTTTTTGTGCTCTTTTTGATCGCAGGTTATCTCATCAATTTTTTAATCGATTTTTTGATAGCACTCTATAGTTTTTATTTTTCGCGTGTTTCTTCACTCTATACATCGATACGGGTACTTAAAAATATTTCCGCCGGTATTATTTTCCCGCTTGTCCTTTTACCCGAATCGGTGTTTACCTTTTTAAAGAACTTACCCTTTGCCTTTATTTCTCATATTCCGGTAAGTCTTTTACTCGATGATGTTCCGCTATGTACCGCTTTTATTTCCTTATGTAAAAGTTTAGGCTGGATAACGCTGCTTGCTATTTTCTGTACAATAGTATGGAAAAGAGGAATGAAAATCTATTCCGCCTATGGAGGATAG
- a CDS encoding helix-turn-helix domain-containing protein, producing MRTVEDYWEDFEHFGFIKHLKDGRRDYILDEEKGSGGFSILGDTETAVATISDCTLYRPLVIKADNVNERIIELGQYYTGLASYYEKKEKSCEFEYGLNAYVNTFSFYGYKRIEPHVRFINIGFGFREKFFSSLPITLEEDFFERAACVLNPEPIVIPKITAICNSLKECTLEGGALKLYIQGKCLEVFSLLYDYIYKAKPAINVHLSQKDKAVLKEVKAFIEEHFADHVTIAELAKKFAINQQKLVTGFKDCFNATINGYTQKIRMTKALELLYDDSLSIIEIAQAVGYYGDGYFQKAFKETYGITPSRMRKDL from the coding sequence ATGCGTACGGTTGAAGATTATTGGGAGGACTTTGAACATTTCGGCTTTATCAAGCATTTAAAAGATGGAAGAAGGGATTATATATTGGATGAAGAAAAAGGCTCAGGCGGTTTTTCCATCTTGGGAGATACCGAAACGGCTGTGGCGACTATTTCCGATTGCACACTTTACCGGCCTCTTGTTATCAAGGCGGATAATGTAAATGAAAGAATTATCGAACTTGGGCAATATTACACCGGGCTCGCCTCTTATTATGAAAAAAAAGAAAAGTCTTGCGAATTTGAATACGGGCTTAACGCCTATGTCAATACTTTTAGTTTTTACGGATATAAGAGGATTGAACCTCATGTACGGTTTATCAATATAGGTTTCGGCTTTCGGGAAAAGTTTTTTTCTTCTTTGCCTATCACATTGGAAGAGGATTTTTTTGAAAGAGCAGCATGCGTACTTAATCCCGAACCGATTGTCATTCCGAAAATAACCGCAATTTGCAACAGTCTTAAAGAATGTACATTGGAAGGAGGAGCTTTAAAGCTCTATATTCAAGGTAAATGTTTGGAAGTTTTTTCTCTTCTATATGATTATATTTATAAAGCAAAACCGGCAATAAATGTGCACCTTTCTCAAAAAGACAAGGCCGTCCTTAAAGAAGTAAAAGCTTTTATCGAAGAACACTTTGCAGATCATGTTACGATTGCCGAACTTGCCAAAAAGTTTGCCATCAATCAGCAAAAACTGGTAACCGGTTTTAAAGATTGTTTTAACGCGACAATAAACGGATACACTCAAAAAATAAGAATGACAAAGGCCCTCGAACTCCTTTATGATGATAGCTTATCCATTATAGAAATAGCACAAGCGGTCGGCTATTACGGAGACGGCTATTTTCAAAAAGCCTTTAAGGAAACCTACGGCATTACGCCCAGCCGCATGCGGAAGGATTTGTAA
- a CDS encoding ABC transporter ATP-binding protein, with protein sequence MSDRAVSNKKIIVAENICKSYAYYQKDAGLKGSIKNLFKRKKLYKPAVKNLSFEIAQGSITGLIGLNGAGKTTTLKMLSGLILPTEGSLTVLQHNPFEKKKEYLRQISMVMGNKSQLWWDLPAVDSFELNKTIYEVEDADYKKTFYTMIEILGVEKQINVQVRRLSLGERMKMELIAALIHKPKLIFLDEPTIGLDIITQYNIRDFLKHYCNKYHASLILTSHNFNDIVSLCTELILINKGEKIYSDSFINFKNEFLNKKYFILKLKLLKADKIIKTLQEKGNFFAEKTAEDTVKISADSTVSLDILKNISNDFIEELSDITIENISMEDVIRRLYTSSESIL encoded by the coding sequence ATGTCGGATCGGGCAGTTAGTAACAAAAAAATTATTGTTGCAGAAAATATCTGCAAAAGCTATGCATATTATCAAAAAGATGCGGGACTTAAAGGCAGTATTAAAAATTTGTTTAAACGTAAAAAACTATATAAACCTGCGGTTAAAAATCTTTCCTTTGAAATTGCTCAAGGTTCGATAACGGGCTTAATCGGTTTAAATGGTGCAGGGAAAACGACAACACTTAAAATGTTATCCGGTTTGATATTGCCGACGGAAGGAAGCCTTACCGTTTTACAGCATAATCCTTTTGAAAAGAAAAAAGAGTACCTCCGGCAAATTTCGATGGTGATGGGAAACAAGAGTCAGCTCTGGTGGGATTTGCCTGCCGTTGATTCTTTTGAGCTTAATAAAACTATTTATGAAGTTGAAGATGCCGATTATAAAAAAACGTTTTACACAATGATTGAAATACTCGGTGTAGAAAAACAGATAAATGTTCAGGTGAGGCGGCTGTCTTTGGGAGAGAGGATGAAGATGGAATTGATAGCGGCTTTAATTCACAAACCGAAACTTATTTTTCTTGATGAACCGACGATAGGGCTTGATATAATTACGCAATATAATATAAGGGATTTTCTAAAACATTATTGCAATAAATATCATGCAAGCCTCATACTGACAAGTCATAATTTTAACGATATTGTTTCCCTTTGTACGGAATTGATTTTAATAAATAAGGGAGAAAAAATATATTCCGATTCTTTTATTAACTTTAAAAATGAATTTTTAAATAAAAAATATTTTATATTAAAATTAAAATTATTGAAAGCGGATAAAATTATAAAAACCTTGCAAGAAAAAGGTAATTTTTTTGCAGAAAAAACTGCAGAAGATACGGTTAAAATTTCTGCTGACTCAACTGTGAGTTTGGATATATTAAAAAATATTTCCAATGATTTTATTGAAGAGTTAAGCGATATTACCATTGAAAATATTTCGATGGAAGATGTTATCAGAAGATTGTATACATCGAGTGAGTCCATACTATGA